In the Sarcophilus harrisii chromosome 3, mSarHar1.11, whole genome shotgun sequence genome, one interval contains:
- the LOC116422752 gene encoding uncharacterized protein LOC116422752 — translation MAAKIPSLPTIPLGLRALSPINLHPSIATGARVRNSSYSLFPFPPGSGLGYSEPQSPPSPSPQHFRSLGNLPLSPWRRGEGGVEQLPVAQKPRQRRVLGAGVLGAGAVLVRTAPPPQGLAPPRLEPSTSPCNGHSQRGAKPRGAPRPQQARGNGANLKGSARGQSRPRSRPGGASARRGEIPGAARGCGAGQPKEGARDWGARSPQTLPSPAAVTTIQPGQRPSGSQHHIGVSIQREKAPEEEAAGEGAAKANRSAIPIGPPSLVTRVYHLFAFGLYQRTYSKGKSLNISPSALVTLSPASISQLTSCYIEHWA, via the exons ATGGCTGCT AAgatcccttcccttcccacaaTCCCTCTTGGCTTGAGGGCTCTAAGTCCCATAAACCTTCACCCGAGCATTGCAACGGGTGCCAGGGTAAGGAACTCGAgttattccctctttcccttccctcctggGTCGGGTCTGGGGTACAGCGAACCCcagtctcctccctccccctctccacaACATTTCCGGTCCCTAGGCAACCTGCCCTTGTCGCCGTGGAGACGCGGAGAGGGCGGGGTCGAGCAGCTGCCAGTGGCTCAGAAGCCGAGGCAGCGGAGGGTCCTGGGGGCAGGGGTGCTGGGGGCAGGGGCCGTCCTGGTCCGCACCGCCCCTCCCCCGCAGGGCCTGGCCCCTCCCCGCCTCGAGCCGTCCACTAGTCCATGCAACGGACACTCCCAAAGGGGAGCCAAACCCCGTGGCGCGCCCCGCCCCCAACAAGCACGTGGGAACGGCGCAAACTTAAAAGGGTCCGCGCGTGGTCAAAGCCGACCCAGGAGCAGACCGGGAGGGGCTTCCGCGAGGCGGGGGGAAATCCCAGGGGCCGCTAGAGGTTGCGGAGCAGGGCAGCCGAAGGAGGGTGCACGGGACTGGGGAGCCCGGAGCCCGCAGACACTCCCCAGCCCAGCCGCTGTCACGACAATCCAG CCTGGACAAAGGCCATCAGGCTCCCAGCACCACATAGGAGTGTCCATCCAAAGGGAGAAGGCACCAGAGGAAGAAGCGGCTGGAGAAGGGGCAGCCAAAGCCAACCGCTCTGCAATCCCCATTGGCCCGCCCAGCCTAGTCACCAGGGTCTATCacctttttgcatttggcctCTACCAACGGACATATAGCAAGGGCAAAAGCTTAAACATTTCCCCCTCTGCTTTGGTGACACTTTCCCCTGCGTCCATAAGTCAGCTGACATCATGCtacatagagcactgggcttag